The Gossypium hirsutum isolate 1008001.06 chromosome A03, Gossypium_hirsutum_v2.1, whole genome shotgun sequence genome contains the following window.
AAATATCATAttgaatgttatatgaaatgtCAATGGAGACTTGGCTAGTCGAGAGCATGTAATCATAAATGTGTGAATAGCTTTGTTCTAAAATCATTTTGAATTTCGAATAAGATGGATGGTGTTAAATTGTAGAATGAGAGGAAATGaattatgcatatatatttttcttttatattacaTAATGATGGAATGCCATAATGTATTCGGCCTTGTAATTGGAATTAAGGAAATGCTTTATGGTGGAgtaattatatattgattttagttgaatcatagtattttttttataagtgccTTATAATATGGTAAGCTAGTGATTATTCGATCTAGTAGTATGAACTATTTAAATGGTATTTGAGATATCAAGTTTAATTTTAGAGTTTAATTGCTTGTAACTTACTAAGTTAAATTAGCTTATACTGTGTTTGGATAATTGTTTTTGATTTATAagtgctcggggatcgtcagtgaaGTTCGTTACACTATCGTTTATAATTTGGTACCCTTGAAAGCTTGGGAATTGAATACACTAGTGGTTGCTATGTGTTCCTAAAATTGGttatattaaaatgatcaaatgcACGTAGCTTTGTAATTAGCAAATAAGCATGTTTGGTATTTAAATGAATTGTTAAgtctgatttatttatttatttatttttttagccaATTCTAATGCTGCACATGATTTTAAATAGTAAGCTATGTGAAAtgttttatttggttaaataataCTTGTAAATAATTACGAAGTCAAAggtttaatatttgatttgaatTCGTTTGAATTTGAGAATTATAATTCGTGcatacaaatttaatattttattgtacGAATAAGATTTATGGAATTATGTGAATGTACAAATACTATGTTTTTCTTCGGTGATACCTCGTAACCACGCTGACGACGGACGtgagttagggatgttacaatatTCATTTATCCTAATCACGTAACTCTTATTTAATCAGTTATTAGATTTTATCTTTCATTATTGTGTtactatttttatcattttttttgtaatttatttaacatGTAATATCGTTTGAGACCATAGAATTTGGAGATCGTCTGTTCGATGGCCTAGAAAAATTTAACCATTGTTTCAAATAAGTTTGCAATTCCTTTACATGCTTGATGATATCcacgaaaccaactaaaaatacaacaaaggcaagtgcatctgttgataaatagtatagctacgatGAGCAATATATCGATCCCACGAAGACTAAgggtacgtttggttcactgtaatagaATAAggctgtaattgaatagagttgtaatataatagaactgtaatagaatagatgttgtaatagcataacaaaaaatatttaaatgactaaaatacccttaatagaatttttttagataaatgattattgttattattattaaattttaataaaattattgttaaatatattttaataaaaattaaaataaataatttaattatatttattattaaatacaatttaataaaatattatataatttaataaaattcttaatataatcattattatatgaattaaaaaatcataatatataatattataaaaataatatataatctactttattatttttaaattgcaataaatatttaatgtgctaaaatatcatcagtgaaacaaataatttaattattttacaataaaaaaacaaagtattagaagtaataaattgcttgtgattaaaaaaatattagacactaaaatagaattaatgatataatttaaatgttaatttatgagttaagtaataattttaatcaatactTATACTTTGTTACATATAACAAACATTATAATGTTACATTTCAcattctcatttcatttaaattatgaGAGAAGGAAAGAGCATCACCATTGTCAATGGAGATTCCCattatttttgtagtttttaAAGGTCACTTTCTCAATACTGGAAAATTCTCAGGACAtgtatcattcttgtgatttcatGCTAACCCAGCTCCACCAAATCTCTAAACTTGTATCTACAATAGGTATGCTGGAGAAGTACTCACATGCATCTTCGATTATGCACTTATCAGCCATCAAGTTGAATTTTTATCAGTATTGCCTTCTTGTTGTGCTTTAGAAGAATCTTCCTTTTTCTCCATGATCTATTGGATACCCTCTTGATATCCTTCTATGAAACTCTTAAGAGCATCTCTATATGCAGAAGCCCTTGTCATGTATAACCTCTGTAAAGCAGGCCTCAAAGTCTCCACCCCTCCTCTTGCAACAATCGCTATTAAATCATTTCCATAGACAATATCAAAACAATGTAAAATTCAACAAGATAAACTATAATACCAGGAAAATAAGAGAGAAAAGGGTGagaactaaataaaacaaaatgcagTCACAGATGACTCTGAGCAGCAAGGGGAAAAAGAAATCAATATTATACCACAACAGTACCTATGAAAAACTCAACACCAAGGTTTTCTACAACAAAATTGAGGTCTCTCAAAACTGTGAACTTGTTCATCCTGTTGAGCCAACAGGCTTTTAGTGTAAGAACTAAGCTACTCCAGGCAAGCCAAAAGTATCTGCAAGGAATATCGATGGGATATTGATAGGCATATAACTTAAGTTTGACACAAAACTAGAATGTAAaaaaagtgaatttgaaataaaactGACACTAGCATAAGGATACTTCTTTACTTTTCACTCGCTCTCCCAAAATGGAAAACGTAAGGCTTTGCTTGGTTGCAGAAATCTAAAAGAAAACAGCAAACAGGACCATGTTTCCAACAAAGTACATCATTATTTTCATTTGACATTAGTATCCCTTGAATGCAAAAATGGAGATTAACCCATTAAGATAATACGGTACCTAAAAAATGCCAGGCTACCTATTTTTCCTCTAAAAGAACTTTCGTGCAATAAAAAAGCGATGACAACTCTTCTTACTTTGCCAAACCAAAACCCTGCCATCTTATTCTACCAAAATTGTCAAGCAGAAAAATATACCTTCAAACAAGTGAAAAAGCATCTTCTCAGACTAACAAAATAGAACTGTATGAATATTAGTTTATGTTCTTGATTAGGATATAAGAAACTTTTGATTACCCAGTTAGAAGGTTTAGTATCTTAAGTTCCTTTCTTCTAAAACTCTAagacaaaaatataaaacataaatccaTTAAGAaaaataacacataaaaattaatagaTCATATGCATAAGCGAAAACATACTTGATCCAGGCTTTTCAACTTCCCTCACAATATGGGTCATTCTGGCCTTATAACCCAAGAATGCAGTTAATTTGCATGGCTTAGTAGGATCATCTTTAGGGAAAGCCTTCATTGAAAACCATAAAATAGTAACATGGACTAGAAATTACAAATTCGGGTACAAGTcacaaattaaaacacaaaacaaaaacaaGCTAATTTATTTGATCTAACAACTACAACTACAAAATAAACATTGTTAAACAATTAAGAGGGAAAACTAGGGGAAAATGAACCTTTTCCTCGATGTCGGGAGGCTCTTTTCCTCGGGAGAAAGCCCAATGACCGTGCCTTGGATGCTCAAACTTGTGATGAGACATGCTTATTCACTAACAAGAAAGCTGCAAAATTCAACTGAACTCAATTTGTCTCTTAACGTaagctataagccacaaatgTGAGCAAAGCTCcatatacaaaattatttaaagtcagtatacatGTTCATGAAATAATCACATTAGAAGTAAAAAGATAAACCCAAATACGAAATTGGGTATTTGAAGATTTCAACAGTTACCCAAACATAAACTAGAAAATGGAAATCCATTTAACCTAAAACTGAATTAACCCGAACATATACATACATGTAGACCAACACT
Protein-coding sequences here:
- the LOC107938880 gene encoding uncharacterized protein isoform X1 — its product is MAGFWFGKVRRVVIAFLLHESSFRGKIGSLAFFRYFWLAWSSLVLTLKACWLNRMNKFTVLRDLNFVVENLGVEFFIAIVARGGVETLRPALQRLYMTRASAYRDALKSFIEGYQEGIQ
- the LOC107938880 gene encoding 60S ribosomal protein L3-2 isoform X2, with translation MSHHKFEHPRHGHWAFSRGKEPPDIEEKAFPKDDPTKPCKLTAFLGYKARMTHIVREVEKPGSTIVARGGVETLRPALQRLYMTRASAYRDALKSFIEGYQEGIQ